In Actinomyces weissii, a genomic segment contains:
- a CDS encoding AI-2E family transporter, producing MKLPRVRVDRHQPRQASAPGRPPRPAPLEVAPTVVLLDLDGTLTDSAPVILRSLRATLEELDLPPASDEELMRYVGPPLSEGFRLNAGLEGAENDQAVAVYRHHYRQVMHEAVLYPGVRALLEALREAGVPVALATSKNEGLARHIIESYGLAPYFTVISGAGDGAASGSKSAVVRAALDRLAAAGADTSHPVHVGDLSHDVEGARQQGVDCVGVLWGYGDAPSLAGAVALARDTAELASLLGVAGDDQPSKAAAPRPGSLALTGRSLSGWASSLRTGLARVEELRQENRQRAEARPYPTARPPLTVPPLLNGAEPVEMVDTAPAPRAPQVLDTLPSWLVRSGLGAWLGIGVVIAVWMVFYATSQVIPVFIGLFIALVVTSILNPLSTLLARFLPRYPAAILALLLAFGGVSGLVFYVVNSVVSQWNGLAVELSHGLDTVIAFLEHGPLPFHVTQQQLTQQLTLWLEQGQEYLQSNAPSLAGEVLSNASTVVDVFAVLALALFTSIFFLASGSRMWRWFLEELPVRVRERVHRAAGAGWYTFSGYARGTVLVALTDALMAGVFLQLVGVPLAAPLAVLVFIGAFIPIIGAPIAMLIAMLVALASGGLVKAIVVGLGVALIGQIEGHILQPLIMGRQVSLHPVAVIVAVAVGTYSAGLLGAIVAVPLISVLWSVYAELRVKDLPVTGDLPSYRASRNATTP from the coding sequence ATGAAGCTGCCCCGGGTCAGGGTAGACCGCCACCAGCCGCGGCAGGCCTCCGCCCCCGGCAGGCCGCCGCGCCCCGCTCCCCTGGAGGTGGCCCCCACGGTCGTGCTGCTGGACCTGGACGGTACCCTGACGGACTCGGCCCCGGTGATACTGCGCTCCCTGCGTGCCACCCTGGAGGAGCTTGACCTGCCGCCCGCCAGCGACGAGGAGCTCATGCGCTACGTGGGTCCGCCGCTCTCTGAGGGCTTTCGCCTGAACGCGGGCCTGGAAGGCGCGGAGAACGACCAGGCGGTAGCGGTCTACCGGCACCACTACCGGCAGGTCATGCACGAGGCCGTCCTGTACCCAGGGGTGCGCGCGCTGCTGGAGGCGCTGCGTGAGGCCGGGGTGCCGGTGGCCCTGGCCACCTCCAAGAACGAGGGCCTGGCCCGCCACATCATTGAGTCCTACGGCCTGGCCCCCTACTTCACGGTGATCTCCGGCGCGGGAGACGGCGCGGCCAGCGGCAGCAAGTCCGCGGTGGTACGCGCCGCCCTGGACCGCCTGGCCGCCGCCGGGGCGGACACCAGCCACCCCGTGCACGTGGGGGACCTCTCCCATGACGTGGAAGGGGCCCGGCAGCAGGGCGTGGACTGCGTAGGGGTCCTGTGGGGCTACGGCGACGCCCCGTCCCTGGCAGGCGCGGTGGCCCTGGCGCGGGACACCGCCGAGCTGGCCAGCCTGCTGGGTGTGGCCGGTGACGATCAGCCCTCCAAGGCGGCAGCCCCCCGTCCTGGCTCGCTGGCGCTGACGGGCCGGAGCCTGAGCGGCTGGGCCAGCAGCCTGCGCACCGGCCTGGCCCGGGTGGAGGAGCTGCGGCAGGAGAACCGGCAGAGGGCCGAGGCCCGGCCCTACCCGACGGCCAGGCCGCCGCTCACGGTGCCGCCGCTCCTTAACGGAGCAGAGCCGGTGGAGATGGTGGACACCGCACCTGCGCCCCGCGCCCCGCAGGTGCTGGACACCCTGCCGTCCTGGCTGGTTCGCTCCGGCCTGGGGGCCTGGCTGGGCATCGGGGTGGTTATCGCCGTGTGGATGGTCTTCTACGCCACCTCCCAGGTCATCCCCGTGTTCATCGGCTTGTTCATCGCCTTGGTGGTCACCTCGATCCTCAACCCGCTGTCCACCTTACTGGCCCGCTTCCTGCCCCGCTACCCAGCCGCCATCCTGGCCCTGCTGCTGGCCTTCGGCGGGGTATCGGGACTGGTCTTCTACGTGGTGAACTCGGTGGTCAGCCAGTGGAACGGCCTGGCCGTCGAGCTCTCCCACGGCCTGGACACGGTCATCGCCTTCCTGGAGCACGGGCCGCTGCCCTTCCACGTGACCCAGCAGCAGCTCACCCAGCAGCTGACCCTGTGGCTGGAGCAGGGGCAGGAGTACCTGCAGTCAAACGCCCCCAGCCTGGCCGGGGAGGTGCTGTCCAACGCGAGCACGGTGGTGGACGTGTTCGCGGTGCTGGCCCTGGCGCTGTTCACCTCAATCTTCTTCCTGGCCTCCGGTTCACGGATGTGGCGCTGGTTCCTGGAGGAGCTGCCGGTGCGGGTGCGCGAGCGGGTCCACCGGGCGGCCGGGGCAGGCTGGTACACCTTCTCCGGCTACGCCCGGGGCACGGTGCTGGTGGCCTTGACCGACGCGCTCATGGCGGGGGTGTTCCTGCAGCTGGTGGGGGTGCCCCTGGCCGCCCCGCTGGCGGTGCTGGTGTTTATCGGCGCCTTTATCCCGATTATCGGGGCGCCTATCGCCATGCTGATCGCGATGCTGGTGGCCCTGGCCTCCGGCGGCCTGGTAAAGGCGATCGTGGTGGGGCTGGGGGTGGCCTTGATCGGGCAGATCGAGGGGCACATCCTGCAGCCGCTGATCATGGGCAGGCAGGTCTCCTTGCACCCGGTGGCGGTAATTGTCGCGGTGGCGGTGGGCACCTACTCGGCCGGGCTGCTGGGGGCGATCGTGGCGGTGCCGCTTATCAGCGTGCTGTGGTCGGTGTACGCCGAGCTGCGGGTCAAGGACCTGCCTGTGACCGGCGACCTGCCCTCCTACCGGGCCAGCAGGAACGCCACGACCCCCTGA
- the dnaE gene encoding DNA polymerase III subunit alpha — translation MSRYRYAELHAHSAYSFLDGANEPAELVEAACRLGLEALALTDHDGMPGSVKHAQAGRELGLPTVHGTELTMADGAHLPVLARDPQAYRRLVRTLSRHNLEAGRRQEPAHQLEVLAAALTQGQGGQGAGGAGRCLVLTGTARGPLRRALGDPRRPSEWDLQAADRCLGRMVDLLGAGDLAVEVCLDGGPLDAALTEALTGLARAHHLPLLATGAVRCARPADARVADVLTANRLGLDLEGARAYLGAVGRWLRGPEEMLRLHRRAPHAVATAAELGRELAFDLALIAPDLPDPQVPAGHSSATWLRELVRRGALERYGPREQEPLAWQVLDHELEVIEALGFPGYFLIVRSIVDFCESAGILCQGRGSAANSAVCYALGITAVDAVRHQMLFERFLSPGRKGYPDIDLDIEACRREEVIQHVYARYGREQAAQVANVVSYRPRSALRDAARALGYPPGLQDRWAKGLENRWGSSVSGGAGAPGAASGPPPEPGPLPAPVGGATLAGAGQAGAGGAGLEQPVPELVLQVADRLLRLPRHLGIHPGGMVLADRPVTEICPVRWAALEGRSVLQWDKDDCAEAGLVKFDLLGLGTLTALRLAFTSLGQRGETVPELAAGGVLRPSQQGRPWGLHTLPEEDPAVYRLLCSADTVGVFQVESRAQMATLPRLRPACFYDIVVEVALIRPGPIQGGAVSPYIRRRLGREPVTYLHDSLRPALARTLGVPLFQEQLMKIAVDAAGFSPQEADGLRQAMGAKRSAERMERLHERLVTGMVERGMDPATAETVFSQLQAFADFGFPESHAFSFAYLVYAAAWLKVRKPEDFYAGVLAAQPMGFWSPQSLVADAQRHGVRVLPVCVNSSQVQASVERVPVPLSTGARPSPGPLAPPEAGEQAVARDRPGASEYGGEGEAGPQPLSPLDTHPDLAVRLGLAPVKGLGARVAERIVAERQAHGPFRDLADLARRVALGRTRLEALAACGALESLGLERREALWAAGPLALEHGGPPVDVRPGPPGRTGTPVALPGPAVTDPAIPGPAAAFPAAPGTAAAPPGPSDSAARPPAWPGGGTRGALSPTGSRRSGPGAWHQPPLPGTVVGAQAPTLPPMPPAERTAADLVLTGTTTGPHPLRYLRAALRAQGVLQTAEVLRTPAGTRVTTAGVVTHRQRPHTAVGIVFLNLEDETGLLNIVCAPGMWRRFRTVGRRSGALVVRGVVEAADGVAAVRAEHLEALPGVPTTRSRDWC, via the coding sequence ATGAGCCGTTACCGCTACGCGGAGCTGCACGCCCACTCCGCCTACTCCTTCCTGGACGGTGCCAACGAGCCTGCGGAGCTGGTGGAGGCCGCCTGCCGGCTGGGGCTGGAGGCCCTGGCCCTAACCGACCATGACGGCATGCCGGGGAGCGTCAAGCACGCTCAGGCGGGCCGGGAGCTGGGCCTGCCCACCGTCCATGGCACCGAGCTGACCATGGCTGACGGCGCGCACCTGCCGGTGCTGGCCCGGGACCCGCAGGCCTACCGGCGGCTCGTGCGCACGCTCTCCCGGCACAACCTGGAGGCGGGGCGGCGGCAGGAGCCCGCCCACCAGCTGGAGGTGCTGGCAGCCGCCCTGACTCAGGGCCAAGGTGGGCAGGGGGCGGGCGGGGCCGGGCGCTGCCTGGTGCTCACCGGCACGGCCCGCGGCCCCCTGCGCCGGGCCCTGGGCGACCCCCGCCGTCCCTCCGAGTGGGACCTGCAGGCCGCCGACCGCTGCCTGGGGAGGATGGTGGACCTGCTGGGCGCCGGGGACCTGGCGGTGGAGGTCTGCCTGGACGGCGGCCCGCTGGACGCGGCGCTCACGGAGGCGCTGACGGGCCTGGCCCGCGCCCACCACCTGCCCCTGCTGGCCACCGGGGCGGTACGCTGCGCCCGCCCGGCTGACGCCCGGGTGGCGGACGTGCTCACCGCCAACCGGCTCGGCCTGGACCTGGAGGGGGCCCGCGCCTACCTGGGGGCGGTGGGGCGCTGGCTGCGCGGGCCGGAGGAGATGCTACGGCTGCACCGGCGGGCGCCCCACGCCGTCGCGACGGCCGCTGAGCTGGGCCGCGAGCTGGCCTTCGACCTGGCCCTGATCGCCCCGGATCTGCCCGACCCGCAGGTGCCTGCAGGCCACAGCTCGGCCACCTGGCTGCGGGAGCTGGTGCGGCGCGGGGCCCTGGAGCGCTACGGCCCGCGGGAGCAGGAGCCCCTGGCCTGGCAGGTGCTCGACCACGAGCTGGAGGTGATTGAGGCGCTGGGCTTCCCCGGCTACTTCCTGATAGTGCGCTCGATCGTGGACTTCTGCGAGTCCGCGGGGATCCTCTGCCAGGGGCGGGGCAGCGCGGCCAACTCCGCCGTCTGCTACGCGCTGGGCATAACCGCGGTGGACGCCGTGCGCCACCAGATGCTCTTTGAGCGCTTCCTGTCCCCGGGGCGCAAAGGCTACCCGGACATCGACCTGGACATTGAGGCCTGCCGCCGCGAGGAGGTCATTCAGCACGTCTACGCCCGCTACGGGCGTGAGCAGGCCGCGCAGGTCGCCAACGTGGTCTCCTACCGGCCCCGCTCGGCCCTGCGCGACGCCGCCCGCGCCCTGGGCTACCCGCCCGGCCTGCAGGACCGCTGGGCCAAGGGGCTGGAGAACCGCTGGGGCAGCAGCGTCAGTGGCGGGGCAGGCGCGCCGGGGGCGGCGTCGGGGCCACCGCCTGAGCCGGGGCCGCTGCCTGCGCCGGTTGGCGGTGCCACCCTGGCGGGCGCGGGGCAGGCAGGTGCTGGGGGAGCGGGCCTGGAGCAGCCGGTGCCGGAGCTGGTGCTCCAGGTCGCTGACCGGCTGCTGCGCCTGCCCCGCCACCTGGGCATCCACCCCGGGGGCATGGTGCTGGCGGACCGCCCGGTCACCGAGATCTGCCCGGTGCGCTGGGCCGCCCTGGAGGGGCGCAGCGTGCTGCAGTGGGACAAGGACGACTGCGCCGAGGCGGGGCTGGTCAAGTTCGACCTGCTGGGGCTGGGCACGCTCACCGCCCTGCGCCTGGCCTTCACCAGCCTGGGGCAGCGGGGTGAGACGGTGCCGGAGCTGGCTGCCGGGGGCGTGCTGCGCCCCTCCCAGCAGGGGCGCCCTTGGGGGCTGCACACCCTGCCGGAGGAGGATCCCGCCGTCTATCGCCTGCTGTGCTCCGCAGACACGGTGGGCGTGTTCCAGGTGGAGTCACGTGCCCAGATGGCCACCCTGCCGCGCCTGCGGCCCGCCTGCTTCTACGACATCGTGGTGGAGGTGGCGCTGATCCGGCCCGGGCCGATCCAGGGCGGCGCGGTCAGTCCCTATATCCGGCGCCGCCTGGGGCGTGAGCCGGTCACCTACCTGCATGACAGCCTGCGCCCCGCCCTGGCCAGGACCCTGGGGGTGCCGCTCTTCCAGGAGCAGCTCATGAAGATCGCGGTGGACGCCGCCGGGTTCAGCCCGCAGGAGGCGGACGGGCTCCGGCAGGCCATGGGGGCCAAGCGCTCCGCCGAGCGGATGGAGCGGCTGCACGAGCGCCTGGTGACGGGCATGGTGGAGCGCGGCATGGACCCGGCCACCGCCGAGACGGTCTTCAGCCAGCTGCAGGCCTTCGCGGACTTCGGCTTCCCGGAGTCGCACGCCTTCTCCTTCGCCTACCTGGTCTACGCCGCCGCCTGGCTCAAGGTGCGCAAGCCTGAGGACTTCTACGCCGGGGTGCTGGCCGCCCAGCCCATGGGCTTCTGGTCCCCCCAGAGCCTGGTGGCCGACGCCCAGAGACACGGGGTGCGCGTGCTGCCGGTGTGCGTCAACTCCTCCCAGGTGCAGGCCAGTGTGGAGCGGGTGCCAGTGCCCCTGAGTACCGGTGCGCGTCCCAGCCCGGGGCCGCTGGCGCCGCCGGAGGCTGGGGAGCAGGCGGTGGCCAGGGACCGGCCAGGCGCTAGCGAGTACGGCGGGGAGGGGGAGGCAGGTCCGCAGCCTCTCAGCCCCCTGGACACCCACCCTGACCTGGCGGTCCGTCTGGGGCTGGCGCCGGTCAAGGGGCTGGGAGCACGGGTGGCGGAGCGGATCGTAGCGGAGCGGCAGGCCCACGGTCCCTTCCGTGACCTGGCGGACCTGGCGCGGCGGGTGGCGCTGGGACGCACCCGCCTGGAGGCCCTGGCCGCCTGTGGCGCCCTGGAGTCCCTGGGGCTGGAACGACGCGAGGCCCTGTGGGCGGCAGGCCCCCTGGCCCTGGAGCACGGCGGGCCGCCTGTAGACGTGCGCCCGGGCCCGCCGGGTCGTACTGGTACGCCCGTGGCTCTGCCTGGCCCTGCTGTCACAGACCCTGCGATACCCGGTCCGGCTGCGGCGTTCCCGGCGGCGCCTGGTACTGCTGCTGCACCTCCGGGTCCCTCTGACTCTGCTGCTAGGCCCCCGGCCTGGCCTGGTGGAGGCACCCGGGGCGCCCTATCCCCTACGGGGAGCAGGCGGAGCGGCCCCGGCGCCTGGCACCAGCCGCCGCTGCCGGGCACGGTCGTCGGCGCGCAGGCTCCCACCCTGCCACCTATGCCGCCTGCGGAGCGCACGGCGGCGGACCTGGTGCTCACCGGCACCACCACCGGCCCCCACCCGCTGCGCTACCTGCGGGCGGCCCTGCGGGCGCAGGGCGTCCTGCAGACCGCCGAGGTCCTGCGCACCCCCGCAGGCACCCGGGTGACGACGGCGGGGGTGGTCACGCACCGGCAGCGCCCCCACACCGCCGTCGGCATCGTGTTCCTGAACCTGGAGGATGAGACCGGGCTGCTCAACATCGTCTGCGCCCCAGGGATGTGGCGGCGCTTCCGGACGGTGGGCCGCCGATCTGGCGCCCTGGTGGTGCGCGGCGTGGTGGAGGCCGCCGACGGCGTGGCCGCCGTCCGGGCTGAGCACCTGGAGGCCTTGCCAGGGGTGCCCACCACCCGCAGTCGGGACTGGTGCTGA
- a CDS encoding amino acid permease, which translates to MSEAPSQDRLSRSLRTRHLNMIAIGGAIGTGLFVASGATIATAGPGGAVVAYAVTGLMVWLIMQSLGEMAAFLPVSGSFGEYGRRFVSPSFGFAMGWNYWFNWAITVAAELVAAALVMKYWFPEVASIWWSALFLAILFIINALSTRAYGESEFWFATIKVVAVIVFLVLGVSMIAGILGESPGTSSWTTGEAPFVGGPEGIFLVILVAGYSFQGTELIGVAAGEAEDPGRNIPRAIRTIFWRILLFYIGAILVIGFLIPYTDPSLLNSAEDNISVSPFTLVFAKAGVLGAASVMNAVILTSVLSAGTSGLYASTRMLFALAENGHAPGFLTRLSRHQVPMNALMATTLVGLAGFITSLVGDGKAYEFLLTVSALAGFITWMGISWSHYKFRKALAAQGRSLDTLPYQARFFPAGAIIALLACVAIVVGQAYGPLKEGASLADLLLPFIGIPFFLALWGGHKLLTGSQAVDPTEVSLDHHDEPAA; encoded by the coding sequence ATGAGTGAAGCACCTAGTCAGGACCGGCTCAGCCGGTCCCTGCGCACCCGCCACCTGAACATGATCGCGATCGGTGGCGCTATCGGCACCGGGCTGTTCGTGGCCTCCGGCGCCACCATCGCCACCGCGGGACCCGGCGGCGCCGTCGTCGCCTACGCCGTGACCGGGCTCATGGTGTGGCTGATCATGCAGTCCCTGGGCGAGATGGCAGCCTTCCTACCGGTTTCAGGCTCCTTCGGCGAGTACGGGCGGCGCTTCGTCTCCCCCTCCTTCGGCTTCGCCATGGGATGGAACTACTGGTTCAACTGGGCCATCACCGTGGCCGCGGAGCTGGTGGCCGCCGCCCTGGTCATGAAGTACTGGTTCCCCGAGGTGGCCTCCATCTGGTGGTCCGCCCTGTTCCTGGCGATCCTGTTCATCATCAACGCCCTGTCCACCCGCGCCTACGGCGAGAGCGAGTTCTGGTTCGCCACCATCAAGGTCGTGGCCGTCATCGTCTTCCTGGTCCTGGGCGTGTCCATGATCGCGGGCATCCTGGGGGAGTCCCCCGGAACCTCCAGCTGGACCACCGGCGAGGCTCCCTTCGTGGGCGGCCCGGAGGGCATCTTCCTGGTCATCCTGGTGGCGGGCTACTCCTTCCAGGGCACCGAGCTGATCGGGGTGGCCGCCGGTGAGGCCGAGGACCCTGGCAGGAACATCCCCCGTGCCATCCGCACCATCTTCTGGCGGATCCTGCTGTTCTACATCGGCGCGATCCTCGTGATCGGCTTCCTGATCCCCTACACCGACCCCAGCCTGCTCAACTCCGCCGAGGACAACATCTCCGTCAGCCCCTTCACCCTGGTCTTCGCCAAGGCCGGGGTCCTGGGCGCCGCCTCCGTGATGAACGCCGTGATCCTCACCTCCGTGCTCTCGGCAGGCACCTCCGGGCTGTACGCCTCCACCCGGATGCTCTTCGCCCTGGCGGAGAACGGGCACGCCCCCGGCTTCCTGACCAGGCTCTCCCGCCACCAGGTCCCCATGAACGCCCTGATGGCCACCACCCTGGTGGGCCTGGCAGGCTTCATCACCTCCCTGGTCGGCGACGGCAAGGCCTACGAGTTCCTGCTCACCGTCTCCGCGCTGGCTGGCTTCATCACCTGGATGGGTATCTCCTGGTCGCACTACAAGTTCCGCAAGGCCCTGGCGGCGCAGGGACGCAGCCTGGACACCCTGCCCTACCAGGCCCGGTTCTTCCCGGCCGGGGCGATCATCGCCCTGCTGGCCTGCGTGGCGATCGTCGTCGGCCAGGCCTACGGCCCGCTCAAGGAGGGGGCCTCGCTGGCGGACCTGCTGCTGCCCTTCATCGGCATCCCGTTCTTCCTGGCCCTGTGGGGCGGGCACAAGCTGCTGACCGGCTCCCAGGCCGTCGACCCGACCGAGGTCAGCCTGGACCACCACGACGAGCCTGCCGCCTGA
- a CDS encoding polysaccharide deacetylase family protein has protein sequence MQRRDFMLLLAAGTAGALSACAGSDTASGAAPTSTAPAAAPTTPAAPPSPAPSPTPSPTPSRSPLWVQDGPPPLPAPQAPEGVLTGLPDSVGSTVALTIDDGADASVIDAYLDFAKDSGVRLTFFVTSSYPGWEASKDKMRPLVESGQVQLGNHTVTHAGLTSLDEAGIIAEVSGCESFLNRVYGVTGKPFVRPPYGYRNQWTDSVCASLGYTSPTMWYGSFGDSGLLTEEVLLGEARKWLLAQHIVIGHANFPTVTHLYGQIVEILRERSLLTATLDDVYLGPGHDRHV, from the coding sequence GTGCAGCGTCGGGACTTCATGCTTCTTCTGGCAGCAGGCACAGCCGGGGCCCTGTCCGCGTGCGCTGGCAGCGACACCGCCAGCGGTGCCGCACCCACCAGCACCGCCCCCGCCGCAGCGCCGACGACCCCGGCTGCGCCGCCGTCGCCTGCCCCCTCTCCCACCCCCTCCCCGACGCCGTCGCGCAGTCCCCTGTGGGTGCAGGACGGTCCCCCGCCGCTGCCTGCACCGCAGGCCCCCGAGGGGGTGCTCACCGGGCTGCCGGACTCCGTGGGCAGCACCGTGGCCCTGACCATTGACGACGGCGCGGACGCCAGCGTCATCGACGCCTACCTGGACTTCGCCAAGGACTCCGGGGTACGGCTGACCTTCTTCGTGACCTCCTCCTACCCGGGGTGGGAGGCCAGCAAGGACAAGATGCGGCCGCTGGTGGAGTCCGGGCAGGTGCAGCTGGGCAACCACACGGTCACCCACGCCGGCCTTACCAGCCTGGACGAGGCCGGGATCATTGCGGAGGTCTCCGGCTGCGAGTCCTTCCTGAACCGCGTCTACGGGGTGACCGGCAAGCCCTTTGTCCGCCCGCCCTACGGCTACCGCAACCAGTGGACGGACTCAGTGTGCGCCAGCCTCGGCTACACCTCCCCCACCATGTGGTACGGCTCCTTTGGGGACTCCGGGCTCCTCACCGAGGAGGTCCTGCTCGGTGAGGCCCGCAAGTGGCTGCTGGCCCAGCACATTGTCATCGGCCACGCGAACTTCCCCACCGTCACCCACCTCTACGGCCAGATAGTTGAGATCCTGCGGGAGCGCAGCCTGCTTACCGCCACCTTGGACGACGTCTACCTGGGACCGGGACACGACCGGCACGTCTGA
- a CDS encoding SatD family protein: MSCLYAVIADIISSRELPDRVAAQQELEAVLSRSANGLELVQEPYATVGDEFQAVARTLEDALSLTLRVGLLLPAGLALRFGVGAGQVRAVGQRPAGVIQDGSAWWAAREAVDAAHAAQDAGLGFARTRYRRSPEEGQVADPASATATVLQAEERYVNALLALRDQAVERMAPRPRRLVGHLLMGSTQAQAAALEGVTQSAVSDLVRGSAAGLLESHRLLSGSQHPGPAFRSPRELRRKP; this comes from the coding sequence ATGTCCTGCTTGTATGCGGTGATAGCCGACATCATCTCCTCCCGCGAGCTCCCAGACCGGGTAGCTGCCCAGCAGGAGCTGGAGGCGGTTCTCAGCCGCTCCGCAAACGGCCTGGAGCTGGTCCAGGAGCCCTACGCCACGGTCGGGGACGAGTTCCAGGCCGTAGCCCGGACCCTGGAGGACGCCCTCAGCCTGACGCTGCGGGTGGGGCTGCTGCTGCCTGCCGGGCTGGCCCTGCGCTTCGGGGTGGGGGCCGGGCAGGTGCGCGCCGTCGGGCAGCGGCCAGCAGGGGTGATCCAGGACGGTTCAGCCTGGTGGGCCGCCCGTGAGGCGGTGGACGCCGCCCACGCCGCCCAGGACGCGGGCCTGGGCTTTGCGCGCACCCGGTACCGCCGGTCGCCCGAGGAGGGGCAGGTCGCGGACCCCGCCAGCGCCACGGCGACCGTGCTCCAGGCTGAGGAACGGTACGTGAACGCCTTGCTCGCCCTGCGGGACCAGGCCGTGGAGCGCATGGCCCCCAGGCCGCGCAGGCTGGTGGGCCACCTGCTCATGGGATCCACCCAGGCCCAGGCGGCGGCCCTGGAAGGGGTCACTCAGTCGGCGGTCTCCGACCTGGTCAGAGGCAGCGCCGCCGGTCTGCTGGAGTCCCACCGGCTGCTTTCCGGCAGCCAGCATCCCGGCCCCGCCTTCAGGAGCCCCCGCGAGTTGAGGAGGAAACCATGA
- a CDS encoding phosphatase PAP2 family protein produces MHSRTDQHPPRQGSPSTPQPWPGDPWQHLQHPLTAVAACGLGLFVLVAALLTRAPERADALDQAVTGFFLELRHPTLNPLVSYWTDLGSWAGLGLLTILLATLLARRQMTRQAAFTVLAMSTAGLLSAALKLLFARQRPPLEDLLGSPSLTHAFPSGHSMGTAAFACTLICLAWLSSSTGGRRATVAVAATVLALTVGASRVYLGYHWPTDVLAGWSLGAAWPCVVLLALVGWQKRRPGAQPPPPEAPHPTQA; encoded by the coding sequence ATGCACAGCCGCACCGACCAGCACCCGCCCCGACAAGGATCCCCCTCTACCCCCCAGCCCTGGCCAGGGGACCCCTGGCAGCACCTCCAGCACCCCCTGACAGCCGTGGCCGCCTGCGGCCTGGGCCTATTCGTGCTGGTGGCGGCCTTGCTCACCAGGGCCCCGGAGCGGGCGGACGCCCTTGACCAGGCGGTAACCGGCTTCTTCCTGGAGCTGCGCCACCCCACGCTGAACCCGCTCGTCAGCTACTGGACGGACCTGGGGTCCTGGGCCGGCCTGGGGCTGCTGACTATCTTGCTGGCCACGCTGCTCGCCCGCAGACAGATGACCAGGCAGGCCGCCTTCACGGTCCTGGCCATGTCCACCGCCGGGCTGCTGTCGGCAGCGTTAAAGCTGCTCTTCGCCCGGCAGCGCCCGCCCTTGGAGGACCTGCTGGGCTCGCCGTCACTCACCCACGCCTTCCCCTCTGGGCACTCCATGGGCACCGCAGCCTTTGCCTGCACCTTGATCTGCCTGGCCTGGCTGAGCAGCAGCACCGGCGGACGCCGGGCCACGGTGGCCGTGGCCGCCACCGTGCTCGCCCTGACGGTGGGGGCCTCGCGGGTCTACCTGGGCTACCACTGGCCCACGGACGTGCTAGCCGGGTGGTCCCTGGGGGCCGCCTGGCCCTGCGTCGTCCTGCTGGCCCTGGTCGGCTGGCAGAAACGCCGCCCCGGGGCGCAGCCCCCGCCGCCGGAGGCGCCGCACCCCACCCAGGCCTAG